One segment of Argiope bruennichi chromosome 11, qqArgBrue1.1, whole genome shotgun sequence DNA contains the following:
- the LOC129957358 gene encoding uncharacterized protein LOC129957358 isoform X2, translating into MGLCCAGAIIYEGMTAGYDIHLKVYKELDVLDQRPSAMQIRYAGCKGMLVVDPTLEGKVIKFRKSMKKFDSDNDSLEILKFSEKRSCFLNRPFITILEQLGISKEVFLKLQKEMIQKHICSMFHEFEAYEFLNCHSLLRFDFLSMRRAGIHFTEDPLFRSMIYSLFQKQIELLKNKANIEIPVDKGRNMFGVVDDTFTLEYGQVFVQYSDWETNQPIVVEGTVVVTKNPCMHPGDVRKFEAVYVKSLLHIKDCIVFPAKGPRPHPDEMAGSDLDGDEYHVMWIKELIFDGENYPPMHYAVKDKAKELDRPVMIADELDHLCNYIFNDKVGLIATAHLVWADQIKQGIFSDLCIRLAKQYSLALDFAKSGKAVARNPKDRPYRYPDFMQKLDEKKTYLSPNALGILFRSCKRLELGLDTERNEIDYKLDNALIHEKWDKKYKKSAIRIYKRYCDKIDFFLKTYNFENEGQFLAGALINPPKYYENRHDLGNIMALIEFESQWIFRDLQKKFFEEFGGKPHDGIYTDEMLQKASAWYMVTYSKTEKTGSHFFGMPWAVSDVLVELKKRNELLNQSSNIASKSLLEETIDKAVSKHFTMLDADADTEVIHENRLSVLDVACTILAKWIKSQREYFSDPDIKKIEKCIDKEFSAITMDIATRDSTYIETLKRIMKIKRAISPAHNVIETILHVASIGIQNPENQLSDIRQELGLLAWVTLIKLACTYNPQYLGVANVEGEYANTVFYKSQDNIIDTLQLPLFEKGNVTNLKFSKKVVQQIDGVKEYLKQQTKLKNIDFRIVAGSEGNNFMRLTVQGTRYSIERLKDIVVMDEFFDAVISNKPISSWAK; encoded by the exons GATCTTGTTTCCTGAATCGTCCCTTCATTACCATTTTAGAACAGTTAGGTATAAGCAAAGAAGTATTTCTTAAACTTCAGAAAGAGATGATCCAGAAACATATCTGCAGTATGTTCCATGAATTTGAAGCGTATGAATTTCTCAATTGTCACTCTTTACTTCGTTTTGACTTTTTGAGCATGCGCAGGGCTGGAATTCATTTCACTGAAGATCCACTTTTTCGTTCCATGATTTACTCTTTGTTCCAAAAGCAGATAG aactGCTTAAAAATAAGGCTAATATTGAAATTCCTGTCGACAAAGGTCGAAATATGTTTGGTGTAGTTGATGACACATTTACTTTGGAATATGGGCAGGTATTTGTGCAATACAGTGACTGGGAAACAAATCAACCTATTGTTGTTGAAG gaacaGTAGTTGTGACAAAGAACCCATGCATGCATCCTGGCGATGTTCGAAAATTTGAAGCTGTGTATGTAAAAAGTTTGCTGCACATTAAAGATTGCATTGTTTTTCCTGCTAAAGGGCCACGGCCACATCCAGATGAGATGGCAG GTTCTGATTTGGATGGTGATGAGTATCATGTAATGTGgattaaagaattgatttttgaTGGTGAGAACTATCCTCCTATGCACTATGCTGTCAAGGACAAAGCTAAAGAACTTGACAGGCCTGTCATG atagcAGATGAATTGGACCACCTGTGTAATTACATATTCAATGATAAAGTTGGTCTCATTGCAACTGCACATTTAGTGTGGGCAGATCAAATTAAGCAAGGTATTTTCAGTGATTTATGTATTCGCCTTGCCAAACAATACTCCCTTGCATTAGATTTTGCTAAGTCGGGAAAAGCAGTTGCAAGAAACCCTAAAGACCGGCCGTACAGGTATCCTGACTTTATGCAAAAACTTGATGAAAAGAAGACATATTTATCACCTAATGCCCTTGGTATCCTCTTTCGCAGTTGCAAGAGATTAGAATTAGGTTTGGACACTGAGCGAAATGAAATAGATTATAAGTTGGACAATGCCCTAATACATGAAAAATGGGATAAAAAGTATAAGAAGTCAgctataagaatttataaaaggtACTgtgataaaatagatttttttctgaaaacgtATAACTTTGAAAATGAAGGCCAGTTTTTAGCTGGAGCCCTAATCAATCCACCAAAGTATTATGAAAATAGGCATGACCTTGGTAACATCATGGCACTTATTGAGTTTGAATCACAGTGGATTTTTCGAGATTTACAGAAGaagttttttgaagaatttggtgGAAAGCCACATGATGGGATATATACCGATGAAATGCTGCAGAAGGCTAGTGCATGGTACATGGTGACTTACAGCAAAACTGAAAAGACAGGTTCTCATTTCTTTGGAATGCCTTGGGCTGTTTCAGATGTCTtggtggaattaaaaaaaagaaatgagctCCTAAATCAGTCATCAAATATAGCCTCCAAATCCCTCTTGGAAGAAACTATAGATAAAGCAGTCTCAAAACACTTTACAATGCTTGATGCTGATGCTGATACAGAGGTAATACATGAAAATCGTCTATCCGTTCTTGATGTTGCCTGTACAATACTTGCTAAATGGATCAAGTCTCAGAGGGAATATTTTTCAGAccctgatattaaaaaaattgagaaatgcaTTGATAAAGAATTTTCTGCCATAACAATGGATATTGCAACTAGAGATTCCACATACATAGAGACACTGAAACGTATCATGAAAATTAAACGAGCGATTTCTCCTGCTCACAATGTAATTGAGACAATTTTGCATGTAGCCAGCATTGGTATTCAAAATCCTGAGAACCAGCTGTCTGATATTAGACAAGAATTGGGTTTGCTGGCTTGGGTGACACTTATCAAATTAGCATGCACTTACAACCCTCAGTACCTTGGAGTGGCAAATGTAGAAGGTGAATATGCCAATACAGTCTTCTATAAAAGTCAAGACAATATAATTGACACTCTTCAGCTTCCCCTGTTTGAAAAAGGTAATGTAACCAATTTAAAGTTCAGCAAGAAGGTGGTACAGCAAATAGATGGTGTCAAAGAATACTTGAAGCagcaaacaaaattgaaaaatattgatttccgTATTGTTGCTGGGAGTGAAGGGAATAACTTCATGAGATTGACTGTACAAGGAACTAGGTATTCCATTGAAAGATTAAAAGACATTGTTGTCATGGATGAGTTTTTTGATGCTGTGATTTCTAATAAACCCATTTCTTCATGGGCCAAATAG